One window from the genome of Jiangella alba encodes:
- a CDS encoding ABC transporter permease yields the protein MRDVAARLVAGRGAIVRNQAFWGVIAIVALLAINVTKDPSYLSIGYNDETGRLSGNLIDILRAAAPILMIAVGMCLVVATSGIDLSVGSIMVVAGAMSMELLSGMDGSAGNAALTLAVALGIATALGAVNGVLVSVVGLQPFISTLVMMLAGRGIAKVITGGQNTTADNDSFAWLANGYVIGIPVVFLLAMAIVALVWLLVRRSALGLMLEAIGMDSRASRLAGVKRRTLLLTVYSASGLLAGIAGVFATASVMTVDVSRTGYQLELDAILAVVIGGTSLAGGKFSIGGAVIGGLLIATLDKTVVFLGVPASATPAFKAIVIVVLCLLQSERVRSLFRHRRALRAQSQKEAVAA from the coding sequence ATGAGGGACGTGGCCGCGCGGCTGGTCGCCGGGCGCGGGGCGATCGTGCGCAACCAGGCGTTCTGGGGCGTCATCGCGATCGTGGCGCTGCTGGCGATCAACGTCACCAAGGACCCGAGCTATCTCTCCATCGGCTACAACGACGAGACCGGGCGGCTGTCCGGCAACCTCATCGACATCCTGCGTGCCGCCGCGCCGATCCTGATGATCGCCGTCGGCATGTGCCTCGTGGTCGCCACCAGCGGCATCGACCTGTCCGTCGGCTCGATCATGGTCGTCGCCGGCGCGATGTCGATGGAGCTGCTGAGCGGCATGGACGGCAGCGCCGGCAACGCGGCGCTGACGCTGGCCGTCGCACTCGGCATCGCGACCGCGCTGGGTGCGGTGAACGGCGTCCTCGTCTCCGTCGTCGGGCTGCAGCCGTTCATCAGCACGCTGGTGATGATGCTGGCCGGACGCGGCATCGCGAAGGTCATCACCGGCGGCCAGAACACCACCGCCGACAACGACTCGTTCGCCTGGCTGGCCAACGGCTACGTCATCGGGATCCCGGTGGTGTTCCTGCTGGCCATGGCCATCGTCGCGCTGGTGTGGCTGCTGGTGCGGCGCAGCGCGCTCGGTCTCATGCTGGAGGCGATCGGGATGGACTCGCGGGCCAGCCGGCTCGCGGGCGTGAAGCGGCGCACGCTGCTGCTCACCGTCTACTCGGCGAGCGGGCTGCTGGCCGGCATCGCCGGCGTGTTCGCCACCGCCAGCGTCATGACGGTGGACGTGTCGCGCACCGGCTACCAGTTGGAGCTGGACGCGATCCTCGCCGTCGTCATCGGCGGGACGTCGCTGGCCGGCGGCAAGTTCTCCATCGGCGGCGCCGTGATCGGCGGGCTGCTGATCGCGACCCTCGACAAGACCGTCGTGTTCCTCGGCGTCCCGGCCTCGGCCACCCCCGCGTTCAAGGCCATCGTGATCGTCGTGCTCTGCCTGCTGCAGTCCGAGCGCGTCCGGTCGCTGTTCCGGCACCGCCGTGCCCTCCGGGCGCAGTCGCAGAAGGAGGCCGTCGCCGCATGA